CCGTCGACGACGCCGACAGCGCTCCGCCCGCGGCCTCGGCGATCGGTGTGCCGCCCGCCGCTCCGGACCCGATGGTCGAGCCCACCACGGCGACGACAGCGCTCACCGCGATCACGATCTTCCGCATCCACCGCATGGTCGTCCCTTTCGTCAGCATGCTGAGGACCTGGACGCTACGCCGCTGCCATCGGCGCCGCGCAGGTCGCGCTCAGGGTGCGTACGGTGGTGCCGTGACCGTCGAGTTGAACACCGTGTACGTCGACCGCATCGCCCCGACGACGAGTTCCTCGCTCGACGACAGCTTCCGGATGATCGAGGAGCACGGCGCCTCGGCGTGCATCGTGCTCGACCGCCCGGACGCCGAGGAGCTCGGGGACGTCGCGGTCGCCCTCGGCCTGCACGAGCTCGCGGTCGAGGACTCCGCCGAGGGGCACCAGCGCCCGAAGCTCGAGCGGTACGGGTCGACGCTGTTCGCCGTGCTGAAGCCCGCCGTCTACCGGGACGCCCAGGAGGAGGTCGAGTTCGGCGAGGTGCACGCCTTCGTCGGCGAGGACTTCTTCCTCGCGGTCGTGCAGGCCGACCCCCGCGGCACGCAGACCGTCCCGCGGGCCCTGCAGCGGATGAGCGGCAAGCCCGGCCTCGTCACCGCCGGGGCGCAGGCGCAGCTCTGGGCGCTGATGGACTCGATCGTCGACGACTACCGGCCGGTGATCGACGGGCTCGAGGAGGACATCAACCAGATCGAGGGGCAGCTATTCTCGGGCGTCCCCGGGGTCTCCCGCCGCATCTACGAGCTCTTCGGCGAGGTCGTCGACTTCCAGCGGGCCGCCCGTCCGCTCATCCGGATGATCGAGGACCTGCACCGCGGCGCCGAGAAGTACCACCTGCCCGTCGAGCTCCAGCGCCGCTTCCGGGACGTCCTGGACCACGTCATCCGCGTCGTCGAGCGGCTGGACACCTTCCGGCAGCTGCTGCAGAACGCCCTGACGGTGGACTCGACCCTGGCGGCGCAGAAGCAGAACGACGACACCAAGCGGATCTCGGGCTGGGCGGCGATCCTGTTCGCGCCGACCCTCATCGCGGCCGTGTACGGGATGAACTTCACGCACATGCCCGAGCTGTCGTGGACGTGGGGGTACCCGCTCGCGATCATCGCGATGGTCCTGTTCGCGGCGGTCCTCTACGCGGTGTTCAAGGTGAAACGCTGGTTCTGACCGGCAGCGCGGGGCGCGCCGCGCCCGTGACCGGCAGCGCAGAGCGCGCCGCCGTGCGCCCGGTCACGGGTGCAGGGCGCGCTGCCCTGCGCCCGTGACCGGCAGCGCGCGGCCGGCCCCGCGCGCGTCGGCTTGCGGTGCCCCGGTCCGGACCGGGAGGCTCGACACCGTCCGTCCGCCCCGAGGAGACCCGATGACGCAGCTCCCCACCGCCCCCGTCCACCTGACCGCCGGGGGAGTCTCCCTGGTCCTCGACTGCTCCGACGGGCGGCTGCCCGCCGTCGTGCACTGGGGCGCCGCCCTTGGCGAGCAGTCCGACGCGGAGCTCCGGGCACTCGCCGCCGCCGACGTGCTACCGCTGCAGCCGAGCACACCCGACGTCGCCGTGCGCCTCAGCGTGCTGCCCGAGCCGCACACCGGGTGGACGGGACGCCCGGGGCTGACCGGGCACCGGGACGGCCACGACTGGTCACCCGCGTTCACGGTCACCGACCTCACCGTGACGGACATCCCCAGCGCCACGAGCGAGCAGGCCGCCAGCGGCCCCGACACCAGCGGCTCCGCCAGCGGCACCGCGACCTCCGGCGCCGCGACCTCCGGCGCCGCGACCTCCGGCGCCGCGACCTCCGGCACCGCCGCCTCCGGTGCCGCCCAGCGCCTCGTCGCCCTGGCCGAGGACCGGGTCGCCGGCCTCGCCCTCCGCATCGAGGTCGAGATGCTCGTCTCCGGCCTGGTGCGCCTCCGCGCCGCCGTCACGAACCGGGCCCCGGGCACGTACACGGTCGACGACCTCACCGTCGCGCTGCCCGTCCCCGGACGCGCCCGCGAGGTCCTCGACTTCGCCGGCCGCTGGGGCAAGGAGCGCACCCCGCAGCGCCACGAACTCGTCGTCGGGACCCACCAGCGCGAGGGACGC
The sequence above is drawn from the Curtobacterium sp. L6-1 genome and encodes:
- a CDS encoding magnesium and cobalt transport protein CorA, whose translation is MTVELNTVYVDRIAPTTSSSLDDSFRMIEEHGASACIVLDRPDAEELGDVAVALGLHELAVEDSAEGHQRPKLERYGSTLFAVLKPAVYRDAQEEVEFGEVHAFVGEDFFLAVVQADPRGTQTVPRALQRMSGKPGLVTAGAQAQLWALMDSIVDDYRPVIDGLEEDINQIEGQLFSGVPGVSRRIYELFGEVVDFQRAARPLIRMIEDLHRGAEKYHLPVELQRRFRDVLDHVIRVVERLDTFRQLLQNALTVDSTLAAQKQNDDTKRISGWAAILFAPTLIAAVYGMNFTHMPELSWTWGYPLAIIAMVLFAAVLYAVFKVKRWF